The DNA segment CCCACACGAGTGGCCTCACCCGGGACCCTGCGTGGCTCCGCGTGGCCCTCAGCCCCTGCCCACAGCACCTGCGCTCAAACCCAGACAGGCCTAACATTTCACCGGAGGGACGTTCGTACTGATCTCAGGAATGAAATGAGGTCACGGGCACCTGGGAAAGAGCCGctcaccccctccccacctcctttcatttaaaagcagtttttgggGAAGACACTCCACAGCCAAGGGCTGCTctgaggaaggcaggaaggagaggatttctggagcctggggcctgctgggggctccctctcccctcctcgccTGCCTTACAGAGGTGAGGCAAAGCCACCTGCGGCCCGGAGGCCAGGTCCACGTGGAGTAGGTGATGCTGGCGGGGAAGGCTGATGGCCACCCCTATAACCGCACACCCTCAGTGTCCAGCAACCAAGGGTAACGCCAGCCTCTGGGACCTGACCGGTGTCTGTGCAGGCTGTGCCTGCAGTGATGCGGCCCCTGCCCAGGCCTGGGCTGGAGGCCGAGGGGTCCATGGGAGAGCACGGGCTGAAAGAGGGTTCTAGAATGGGGTCAGGTAGAGTCCGCGTTTGTCTCTGAGACGCCTGAGCAGCCCCAGGGGAGATGACCAGCTCTGGGCGGTGTCCGGGAGGGAGTCCAGGCCAGGGCTCCACACACAGAGGGTCCCGGCAGTCAGGTGAGGCCGGCGTTCCTGCACACAGGATTCTGGCAGGCAAGGTTGGCATTCTGTGCTGTTGGGGCCGTGTTGGGGCTTCCTGAGGCTGTGGTGGCCACGGGTCCTGAGGAGGACGGCAGGGGAGGGCGGCCACGGGTCCTGAGGAGGATGGCAGGGGAGGGAGGCCACGGGTCCTGAGGAGGAcggcaggggagggggaggggctgCCAACCTTTCTCCAGGGCAGTGCTTCAGGTCACGCCCACTCTGGGGAGAGCAGCGAGGCCTGGCGGGGCGGGAGCGGAGAAGGCAGCTCCACCAAACACTGAGTCCCGGCGATGGTGGCTCCTTCTGGCTGCTGCAAGGTCTGAGCGCCTGCGGACGTGGGGCAGGGTGCTGGCAGAGTGGGTGGGACCCGCCTGCGGCCCTGTTTGCTTCTGTTGGGGGGCAGCTCCCGGAGGCCGGGCAGAGCAGCAGAGTGGGCCAGGAAAACCTCAGGGGCCTCTCCTGTTGGCCCGTCAGCCCGTCCATCTCTTGTGACCTTGGGGCGTGCTCTGAGGGGGGTCCCAGGCTGACTTGACAGAAGCCGAGGTGGGGACAACCCTGGTGCGTTCTGGGAGCCGGCAGCGCGTCTCCTGCAGCAGAGCGAGAGGGAGGAGCCCAGAGCATGCAGCAGGAGTCTCTGTTTCCTTCCGAGTGCGTGGGATGCTGCACCATAGGACCCCCCGTCCAGACGTCTCCACGTCTCTGTGGCATCCAGCCCGAGGCTCGGAAGTCAGCTCTCTGAGTTGGGGAGAGTTGGGAGGGCAGGAGGCCTCAGTCCCTCCTGGTCTTCTCTGCCCGGTGCTGGGTTCAGGTGGTCAGGAACTTTCTCTGGGCGGAGGGTGTGTGGAGCCCATCCAGACGCACACAGAGGCATAAGCAGGTGTAGGAAGTCAGCCAGCGCCCCACTGGCCGTGACCAGCCCTCCTCGCTACCCACTGGGAGCAGAGCCATCCAGATCTCTGTGTCTGGGCACTGCTGTGCACGGCCGGCACCCCTGCCAgggagcaggaggcaggagggacaGAGCCCTGCAGGCTCCAGAGGGCAGAATTCCTGGCTCTGAGACGGGAACATGGGGGTGCATCAGCAGTGCCCAGAGCCCCCTCCGCAGCCCCGGGCCTGTGTGGAACCCATCTGTGAACTGGCTGTGGAAGGAAGGTCCCCGAGCGCCCACGTTTACAGGGACCCTCGGAGACCCTCACTCAGACCTGGGAAGCCCATTGCTCACGTGGCCTGGCCGCTCCCGGTGGGCAGGAGATGGAGAAGCCACAGACAGCATCCTGGGTGGGGTCTGTGGCGGTGACCCAGCAGACATGCAGGGAACAGCCCTGCCCGCGAAGGCAGATGCCGGGGCAGGTGGCAGTGCACCTCGAGGAGCCTCCTGGACGCGGTGGTGGGGAGGGCGAGGGTGCACGTCTCAGGCCAGTGTGCTTCCATGTCTTATCCCACATCTGTGGGCTTGAGCTCGGTCTGGGGTGCCAGCTCCCACCAGGCCAGCCACCCCTTGGGGACTCACCCTGGGCTCTCCTGCCACTCAAGGTGGAGACTCTGGGACAGCCCTCCTCCACGTGAACAGACTGACCGAGACACCTCTCCACCACCTCCCTCACGCTGTGCCCGCTCAGCCCCCCCTCCCCAGAGGCCACCCGCCCTGCGAAGCCCCTCCTGGCCCTTGGCAGCTGATGGGAGACTCCGGTGCTGCCAGAAGGCCCCTTCGCAAGTCTGTGGTTTGTGTCTAACCGCATTTTCCTTGGAAAAGTGTGGGGTGAAGAGCGATATGGGGCTCCATAGGCAGCTGCCAGGTGGTGGTGGCCTCGCTCCTCCTGCTGCTGGTGGCCGCCACGGCCGCCTCAAGGGACAGCTGTCGGGCCTGTCCGCAGAAGCCCACCAGGAAGCACCCCCAGTGCTGGGCCTCGGCCAAGAGCACCGGCCtggaaggggcagggctgggggacaGCGGCATGAGGTCAGACATAGCGTGGGGTAGACCCACCATCCACAGCCTCCATGTTCTGTCTGCAAAATGGGGCCACAGTGGAGCCTGGGCAGAGGGGAAAGCTGCCCACCACCCCGAGGCCAGACCCCAGAGGGCAGGAGGCCAGCCAGTCCCCCAtacccagcccctccccagcagACCCTTCTTCCGGTGGGGCGCTGGGCCTGACTGGGTCCCCTCTGAACCTCTGCCGTCTCGTCGCTGAAGTTCGTAGGTTCTTGTTCTCGGGAACTGCGAGTTCAGGCACTACCAGCGGGACAGACAGAGGGACGGCTGGACGGCTGGACAGGCTGGAGGCCCCTGCCATGGGCACTCACCCCACAGGACGGAGGGACGGATGGACGGCTGGACAGGCTGGAGGTCCTCTGCCATGGGGCACTCACCCCGCAGGACGGACAGAAGGGTGGATGGACCGGATGGACAGGCTGGAGGCCCCTGCCATGGGGCACTCACCCTGCAGGACAGacagagggatggatggatggatggacaggctGGAGGCCCCTGCCATGGGGCACTCACCCCGCGGGACGGACAGAAGGGCGGATGGACGGCTGTGCAGGCTGGAGGCCCCTGCCATGGGGCACTAACCCCGCAGGACAGACAGAGGGACAGATGGATGGCTGGACAGGCTGGAGGCCCCCTGCCATGGGGCACTCACCCCGCGGGATGGACAGAAGGGCGGATGGCTGGCTGGACAGGCTGGAGGCCCCTGCCATGGGGCACTCACCCTGCAGGACGGACAGAAGGGcagtggatggatggacaggctGGAGGCCCCTGCCATGGGGCACTCACCCTGCGGGACGGACAGAAGGGCGGATGGACGGCTGCACAGACTGGAGGCCCCTGCCATGGGGCACTCACCCCGTGGGACGGACCGAAGGGCGGATGGACGGCTGGACAGACTGGAGGCCCCTACCGTGGACACTCACCCCACAGGACAGACAGAGGATGGATGGACGGCTGGACAGGCTGGAGGCCCCTGCCATGGGGCACTCACCCTGTGGGACGgacagaaggatggatggatggctggacAGGCTGGAGGCCCCTGCCATGGGGCACTAACCCCACGGGATGGACAGAAGGACGGATGGATGGCTGGACAGACTGGAGACCCCTGCCATGGGCACTCACCCCACAGGACAGACAGAGGATGGATGGACGGCTGGACAGGCTGGAGGCCCCTGCCGTGGACACTCACCCCACAGGACAGACAGAGGATGGATGGACGGCTGGACAGGCTGGAGGCCCCTGCCGTGGACACTCACCCCACAGGACAGACAGAGGATGGATGGACGGCTGGACAGGCTGGAGGCCCCTGCCGTGGACACTCACCCCACAGGACAGACAGAGGATGGATGGACGGCTGGACAGGCTGGAGGCCCCTGCCATGGGTACTCACCCCACTGGACAGACAGAGGATAGATGGACGGCTGGACAGGATGGACAGAAGGGCAGTGGATGGCTGGACAGGCTGGAGGCCCCTGCCGTGGGCACCCCGCAGTTGCTCGGCTTCCACGGGGTCCTGGGAAATTTCCAGTGTGTGGGTCACGCCTTTGTTATATCCAGCCGCTGGCAGGCCGGGCAGGCATCTTCTGAGGAAGGGTTGCTGCATGTATCTGCGGCTCACGGAGGCCTTCCTCTGTGTGTGActcacacccacccaccccagcccacTCCTGGGAGCTCCGTTCTGGGGGCTTTGGAGGCCCATCCATCCTTCCCTAGGGACAGAAGTGCAGGGAGCGGTGTCCCTGGCACTGCTGTCTCTGGTGAACTTGGGCCAGGACTCCCTTTGCTGGACATAGATCCTACCCACACCAGGTGACCATGGGGTGACCTCACAGGGTGTGCGGGGTTCTGAAGCCGCCACCCTCCTCCCTGAGTCCTGCACTTTGACTTGGGGCTGCTGAGCCCAGAAGGGCCTTGAGAGGGTTGGCTCAGTGGGGCGTGGGGGCCTTGGGTGGTTGGGTCCCCGAGACAGGCCATCTGTGCTCTCTGTATAGCAGGCTGCGGGGCCCTGCTTGCCTGGGTCCCACGTGGTAGAACTCGGCGTTTGGTGGGGGCCTGCTGGGGGCAGGAAGGGGTGGCGCCCCACCCTGAGCTGGTATCCGTGCTTCGCTGGAGCCAGGCTGAGGGCATGGGCAGAAGGTGCGGACCTGTCCGTCCCTTTGAGGACCGAGATCATGACCACCGCAGAGCGAGCACCCGGGTCCTCAGATCAAAGGCCCAACAGCCAGCGAGGCTTCCGCACTGGTCCCAGCAGAAGCGGGGCCTGGCTGAGGCAGTGACATCACAGACTCGGGGCAACACGGGCGGAAGGGGGTCTCAGCGTCCCACAGCTGCTGTAACAAGTCCCCGTAAACACAGTCACTCAGAACGGCACAAGCTGGTGGCAGCGGTGGAGCTGGAGGTCCAGGGCGGGTCTCACCAGACTGAAGTCAAGGTACCGACCTCAGGGGAATTGGTTTCCTGCTTTTCCCAGCCTCAGAGGCCCCACTTGGCTGTACCTGGGCAGCTGCTCCGCCCCACAGGCCTGGCCTCGCTCACGGGGCTCCAAGAACAGAGCCTGGATTGTCCTGAGGGTCCCGTGGTGTCCCCGTCGGGGCAAAGGAAGATTTAGGATGCACTGGAAGCCCAGAAGTCCAGAGAAGGGGCTCAGAGCCATCAGTCACCACGGGGCACCTCGGGGGTCCCACGACCACCACAGCGGGCATCAGACCCTGAAGCGTCGGGAAGGGCCTCGCCGCCTTGGGAGGGGTCAGCAATTAGTGGAGGACCCTGGGCAGTGGCAGGGAGCAGTGACAAGGGCCCCCATTCAGGCCTTCACCCCTGGCACGTGGAGGAGGTGCTGCCCTGCCCCAGAAGCCTCGAGGGCAACCCACACCCTCAGGAGGCCCAGCTGGGGGTGTCATTGCAGGGCACCAGCAGAAACGGGGGTCCGAAAACAGCGGCCCAGAGTGGATTTGGAACAGACCAGGGTGTCTCAGAAAGGATGTTTCATAAGGTGGGTTTTGATTAGtatgtttaaataaatgtaacTCAATTGATGTTAAACATGCATCTTAATGCTTTTCTAAAATGTGCAATtgggccagttgcggtggctgacgcctgtaatcccagcacttcgggaggctgaggtgggcagatcacttgaagtcaggaattcgagaccagcctggccacatggcaaaaccccgtctctactgaaaatacaaaaattagccaggtgtggtggcgggtgcctgtactcccagcattttgggaggccgaggcgggcggatcacctgaggtcaggagtttaagaccagcctggccaaaaaggtgaaaccctgtctctacaaaaaatacaaaattagctgggtgtggtggtgcgtgcctgtagtcttagctactcgggaggctgaggagggagggtcacctaacccgggaggtcaaggctgcagtgagctgagatcgtgccattgcactccagcctgggtgacaaagtgagactctgtctccaaaaaattgaaaaataaaatgtgcagtTGGAACTATATCTCGAAACCGGAAACCAAACATTCTGAAGACAAGCTTGTGTGGCCTTTGGCCCCATCCTGCCCCCTGCTGGGGGCGACCTCCACCGCAGACCTTCTGAGCCCTGGTTTCCTTGCCTGTAAAATGGAGTCGCGCCGGCCCGGGCGGCTGTGGGGATGGCTGAATTCGATGCGTTTGGGGGAGGTACACGTTTCTTGTGatttaatatttaacaaatgttaaacCTGCGCTGTGCACAGCTCTGCTCGGTTGGGAATGCAGCCGTAGTGTATCTCCGGAGGGGGTCACGGCTTTCCCCGGCAGGCAGCCCCGGGCCGTGGTGTCCCGTGGCCTTCACAGTAGCCGCCCCACCCGAGCGTGAGTGTGGGGGCCACGGTAGCCGCCCCACCCGAGCGTGAGCGTGGGGGCCATGATAGCCGCCCCACCCCATCGTGAGCATGGGGGCCACGGTAGCCGCCCCACCAGACCGTGAGCGTGGGGGCCACACCCACAAGTCCAGCATCATGGTGTCAGTTTCACGCTCCCTCCAGAGGCCCCAgaggaggatccttcctgcctcttcccacTCCTGGTGACCCCGGCATCCCTGGCTGGTGGCCGCATTGCTCCTGTCTCTGCCACTGTCCGTCCTCACGTGGCccctcctctgtgtgtgtttttgtgtctcCTCTCCTCAAAATGATGCCAGTCCTCGGATTTAGGTTCACCTGGATAACCTGGGACAGCCCCATCTGAGGATCAGGATGGGTGGGGGCTTGGGGCCTGCAGGTGGCCCCACCTTTCTCCCGGAGGGCACTCCTGCCTGCGTACCAGCCTGCAGGGCCGGTTGTGGCCTTAGGGTTCGGGAAGGCGCTGCCATCCCTGGCTCAGCACAGCATCCCTGGgctcttcccccagcccctgggatCCTCTCTGCTCAGAGGCTTTCCCTGGTTCTGCGTTTCCGCGAAGTTCCGGCGCCTTCTGCCCTATCCCCAGGAGCTGAAATTCGCCAGGATTTGCATTTCCAGGCCGGCAGCCTCTGAGCATCTCTATAGGTGGTTCTGGCTTTTGCTTTTCTCCCGACATTCTGGATGGAGATGGTGAACGCAGGGTTCTCCGGGCTCCCCATGAAACCGCCCTCGGGCCTGGGGAGCCTGGCCTACCCCTCACCTATGCACCACAGCCCTGCTCAGAGAGCGCACACCTCTGTGGCAGGCAGAACCACAGAGTCATTCCATGGCAAAGCCACACTGCTAGCATGGCCGTGGCCTGCAATAGCAGGCGCAGGCCTAGGCCCAACCCCCCAGGCCAGAGCCTGCTAGGCATGTCTGAGTGTTCATCCTGTGGGATGCTCCTCTCCAGGCCTTTCTGctgcccccaccacccacccctgTCCTGTGGGACGCCCCTCTCCAGGCCTTCCTGctgcccccaccacccacccctgTCCTGTGGGACGCCCCTCTCCAGGCCTTCCTGctgcccccaccacccacccctgTCCTGTGGGACGCCCCTCTCCAGGCCTTCCTGctgcccccaccacccacccctgTCCTGTGGGACGCCCCTCTCCAGGCCTTCCTGctgcccccaccacccacccctgTCCTGTGGGACGCCCCTCTCCAGGCCTTGCCTGCCGCCCCCCACCCCTGTCGGACCTGCTGGCATCATGGTCACTGGGCCACACGGCCCAATTCAAGGATATGTGCCCCACAGAGTGGCAGCCTTGAGGAAGCAGTCTTGTGGTCTCCCGGCCCCAGCACTCAGCTAACCATGGCCAATTGGAGGCTGGGTGCACCCCAGGGCGGTTCCCAGGGTGATCTGGTGTCCCGGGGTGGCTGGGGCAGCATGGCTGAGAGGACCCTATGTGCCCTGCACTCCTGGCAATGGTTGGGGTCTCCAGCACCTTCCCATGATGATGACCCCCCCCCGCCCCTCCCTGCTGCATAACGATGACAGACACAGTTACAGTGTTGGTTGCTGAACCATAAACTCTGGATAAATGTGCCTCTGAACACCACCATCAAGTCCCTAAGTGGATTATGTATATTTGGCCTGGAAGCCTGATATTTAATATCAGCGTGCTCTCCCGTGAATGCCTTTCTTTCTCCAGATAATCTATTCCCACTCTGCTTCCTTCTAGACTTCTAACCTCGTTACATCTTTCATATCAGAGCTACTCTCCTTTCTAAACAAAACACAGACCTGCCCCGGGTTCTCAGGGTCTAGTTTCACTCCCAAACTGGGGCGCAGGGCTGTGGGGCAGGGCTCGAGGCTGGGTTTTCGACCCCGTTGACCCAGGCCAGGATCTCTACCTGTTCCAGGACAGTCAGTGCTGAAGGCAGCCGCAGGACTGAGGTTGGAAAGTGGGGTTGGAAGCCTCGTAGGAGGGAGGAAGATGGCTTCTCCTGTGATTGGAGTGGTGAGGTCCCAAGAGAGAAGCTGGCCACATTGAGACTGTGGCTGTAGCCCAATTGGAGGTGGCTAGTTGCTGCCCCTCAATTCCTTATTTCTGATCCCCCAACTCCCCGGACCCCAGGCCCCCGTGCTCTATACCCGGAGAAGGAGCCGATGGCAGCACAGCTTCTCGGGGCTGAGGATACACTGGCCCCATCTATGCAGGGACCCCAGAGCAGGGCCCGGGGATGGCATCCCTCCCAGGGCCAGGCATGCAGGAAGGGGCTGAGCTAGGGTTGTGCCTGAGTCtgtcttctctcctcccctcccgcTGCCCGTTCCCTCTCTGTGGGCCTCGCCATCCAGACTCCTGATAGACAGAAATGACCTCGGCACAGGGCCCCTTCATGGCCTGTCCTCACGGCCCCTCCTGGCTGGCTTTGCCCAGGCCAGGACCCTGGGCCTGACTCTAACCCTGGCATCTCCCTGAGGGCTCCACGCATCTCAAATGGAACAGCCGCATCCCCATCTCAGGAGTGGCCCGCCACCTTCCTGGAGGAGTGTCCCTGCTGAGCCATGAGCCCTGCAGCCAGCCTGCCGGTTCAGCCCAGCTCTGCCCCAGACCAGCCACGCCAGCAGCACGTCTGTTTGCTCGTCAGTGAGACGAGTGGTGACCTGTCCAAGTCCTGAGAGTACAGGCTTCAGGGCCCTATGGCTTGCGGCATGCGGTACATCTGGAAGTGCACAAGTGCATGCTGTTTTCATGGCAGGAAACAGCAGGACTTTGGGGGCCACTTGTTGCTAAAGGGAATACGTATATTTGGTTAAACAGTTCAAATAGAACCTGAGGGCTGGAACTCCCTGGCTGAGGCCGACCTTGGCGATTCCTTCTATACCATTGGAGGTGTCCTGCGCATGTTGGCGCCTTTGGGAGCAGAAAGTGCTGGTCCAGCTTGCAGAGGGCTCCATCGAACCCGTGTGGGAGCCGCTCCTGCGGTTTGAATGGCTGCAGCTTCCCCCATGGATGGGCCCTGCCTGGGCCAGGCCTTCCAAGCCCAGAAGTAGAAACGTGGCCCcagctcccacctcagtccccaaACCTGTGCCCAAGTCGTCTGTCCCTGGCCCGACCAGAGCTGGCCTCCCTGTGTGCCCCCAGCCACGCAGCAGCTTGGAGGGACCCGACCTTAAACACTTCCCGACTGCCCGGTCCGGAGTTAGGCCCGCCCTCCCTTACTCGCAGTTGGTGTCCTGGTTTTCTGCCTGAGTGGGCGCTGGGATGGAAGGTCCCGCCCCGGTGTCTGGGTCGGCCAGGCGCACATAAGCGGCCTTTGCAGGAAGGCCTGGCTGGGTCTGGATCCGAATTCAAGCGCCCCACCCTAAGGGAGAGCCGGGTGCTTCCTGTCCCTCCCGGGGGGTTCAGGGCGGTGGTCTTGGGGGGTGCGCTGTGCAGCCGTTTGCAGCTACAGCAGCTGCTTGGAGCCGTCTCCGACTTTGCACCCGGGTTTCACAGAGGGagaaaccgaggcccagggagggcGGGACTTGCAGCGGGTGGTTGGGGGGAGGGCTTCTCTCTTAAGGTCCTAGCTCTCCACAGTGGCAATGAGGTcgctcttttttccttttattgagactgggtcttgctctgtcacccaggctgtagtgcaatggtgaaatctcggctcactgcagcctccacctcccgggctcaattgatcctcccacctcagcctcccgagtagcgggggcCACAGTCTTGCGCCgccaagtccggctaattttttattttgtagagacgggggtctccctatgttggtcaggctggtctcgaactcctgggcgcaagtgatccgcccacgtcggccgcccaaagtgctggggttacaggcgcccgccaccgcgcctggctgtcgCCCCTTcagactcagtttccccttctgggAGCGGAGTGGCAGCTGTCCACAACTTTTTGTTGTGAGGACCGGAGGAGCGGCGCCCACACAGCGCTTAGTGCGGCCGGCGCTGCGCGCGCTTCCCCGGGTGGCCGCGATCGGAGGCAGCGCGTTCG comes from the Macaca mulatta isolate MMU2019108-1 chromosome 11, T2T-MMU8v2.0, whole genome shotgun sequence genome and includes:
- the LOC144333217 gene encoding LOW QUALITY PROTEIN: uncharacterized protein LOC144333217 (The sequence of the model RefSeq protein was modified relative to this genomic sequence to represent the inferred CDS: inserted 1 base in 1 codon; deleted 2 bases in 1 codon) codes for the protein MGHSPCGTDRRADGRLHRLEAPAMGHSPRGTDRRADGRLDRLEAPTVDTHPTGQTEDGWTAGQAGGPCHGALTLWDGQKDGWMAGQAGGPCHGALTPRDGQKDGWMAGQTGDPCHGHSPHRTDRGWMDGWTGWRPLPWTLTPQDRQRMDGRLDRLEAPAVDTHPTGQTEDGWTAGQAGGPCRGHSPHRTDRGWMDGWTGWRPLPWVLTPLDRQRIDGRLDRMDRRAVDGWTGWRPLPWAPRSCSASTGSWEIXQCVGHAFVISSRWQAGQASSEEGLLHVCGSRRPSSVCDSHPPTPAHSWELRSGGFGGPSILP